The proteins below are encoded in one region of Tomitella fengzijianii:
- a CDS encoding metallopeptidase family protein: MRGPFGDRAAAGRGLGRRRHPGAPGVSRASAHGESSGGRRGGEPSSRSVERRGRGPRGSILPAGAPARLSRSSAFDQLALNAFSAIDADWHERLTKLDLAVDDVPRISARNPRSVVWPPEVVADGAVPLARLIPAGLTRDGRPTRARLVLFRRPLELRAGKPEELMLLIHDVLVEQIANHLGVTPEIIDPTLRDD, encoded by the coding sequence ATGAGAGGGCCTTTCGGCGACCGCGCGGCCGCCGGTCGCGGGCTGGGACGGCGCAGGCACCCGGGCGCACCGGGCGTGTCCCGCGCGTCCGCGCACGGCGAGTCCTCCGGCGGGCGACGCGGCGGCGAACCCAGTTCCCGCAGTGTGGAACGGCGCGGGCGCGGCCCCCGGGGCAGCATCCTCCCAGCGGGCGCCCCCGCCCGGCTGAGCCGATCGTCCGCCTTCGATCAGCTCGCGCTCAACGCGTTCAGCGCGATCGACGCGGATTGGCATGAGAGGCTGACCAAGCTGGACCTGGCCGTGGACGATGTACCGCGGATCAGCGCCCGCAACCCCCGGTCGGTCGTGTGGCCACCGGAGGTGGTCGCCGACGGGGCCGTGCCCCTAGCCCGCCTCATCCCGGCCGGGCTCACCCGCGACGGCCGCCCCACTCGTGCACGGCTGGTGCTGTTCCGGCGGCCGCTGGAACTGCGGGCCGGCAAACCGGAAGAGCTGATGCTGCTCATCCACGACGTGCTCGTCGAGCAGATCGCGAACCACCTCGGCGTGACGCCGGAGATCATCGACCCCACGCTCCGGGACGATTGA
- a CDS encoding TIGR03089 family protein produces MTPTHRTLTEKLIDPILATNPATPRVTYYDDGTGERVELSTVTLMNWAAKTANMVRDEFAAEPGTRVRIALPAHWQTAAVLLGCWWAGCEVLVGAEGSEGGDDTGSPAEIAFVAESLMQADSSAEARNADELLVLSLDAFGRPAADLPPGATDYATTVRLHGDRFMPQRIDADAPAMNGRSIADTADEARAAAAALHITDSDRVLAVAGWDDAGSIVTGLLAPFAAGASLVQVSNPDDAAMSRRFEIEKITADLR; encoded by the coding sequence GTGACCCCCACCCACCGCACACTCACCGAGAAGCTCATCGACCCGATCCTCGCGACGAACCCCGCCACGCCCCGCGTGACCTACTACGACGACGGCACCGGCGAGCGTGTGGAATTGTCCACGGTGACCCTGATGAACTGGGCCGCCAAGACCGCCAACATGGTGCGCGACGAGTTCGCCGCGGAACCCGGCACCCGCGTGCGCATCGCGCTCCCCGCGCATTGGCAGACGGCCGCCGTGCTGCTGGGATGCTGGTGGGCGGGCTGCGAGGTCCTGGTGGGCGCCGAGGGCTCAGAAGGCGGCGACGACACCGGCAGTCCTGCGGAGATCGCCTTCGTCGCCGAGTCGCTCATGCAGGCCGACTCCTCCGCCGAAGCGCGCAACGCGGACGAGCTTCTGGTGCTGTCGCTGGACGCGTTCGGCCGCCCGGCCGCCGACCTTCCGCCCGGCGCCACGGATTACGCGACGACGGTACGCCTCCACGGTGACCGGTTCATGCCGCAACGGATCGACGCCGACGCCCCGGCGATGAACGGGCGCAGCATCGCCGACACGGCCGACGAGGCACGCGCGGCCGCCGCTGCGCTCCACATCACGGATTCGGATCGGGTGCTCGCCGTGGCCGGTTGGGACGACGCAGGATCGATTGTGACCGGGTTACTCGCCCCGTTTGCGGCGGGCGCTTCGCTTGTGCAGGTGAGCAACCCGGACGACGCGGCGATGTCGCGCCGATTTGAAATCGAGAAAATCACCGCGGACCTGCGGTAA
- a CDS encoding coenzyme F420-0:L-glutamate ligase — MTADGRAPDDHAAPHLTIRPVEGLPEFRPGDDLAAAIVACAPWLEDDDVLVVTSKIVSKAEGRIVAAPRDPDERDAARRRLIDQESVRVVARKNRTLITENRLGIVQAASGIDGSNVRGDELALLPEDPDASARGLRDAVRRLAGVTVAVVVTDTMGRAWRIGQTDAAIGAAGLAVSHPFDGSVDGQGNELIVTEIAVADEIAAAGDLVKGKLGATPVAVVRGLSPRDDGSRARDLVREGTEDLFWLGTAESIERGRREALLLRRSVRSFTADPVDPALIEESVAEALTAPAPHHTAPVRFVWLRDLDRRHALLESMRDDWRADLAADGWDPGRVEKRVHRGDILYDAPEVLIPFCVPDGAHDYPDARRTRAEETMFTVAVGAAVQGLLVALAVRGVGSCWIGSTIFAPETVRRVLDLPDDWRPLGAIAVGHPADGLAPRPPADTGTRLVTR; from the coding sequence GTGACCGCCGACGGGCGGGCGCCCGACGATCACGCCGCACCGCACCTGACGATCCGCCCCGTCGAGGGCCTGCCCGAGTTCCGCCCGGGCGACGACCTCGCAGCGGCCATCGTGGCGTGCGCCCCGTGGCTCGAGGACGACGACGTCCTGGTGGTCACCTCCAAGATCGTCTCCAAGGCGGAGGGGCGCATCGTGGCGGCGCCGCGCGACCCCGACGAGCGGGACGCCGCGCGGCGCCGCCTGATCGACCAGGAGTCGGTCCGCGTGGTGGCCCGCAAGAACCGCACCCTCATCACCGAGAACCGCCTCGGCATCGTCCAGGCCGCCTCCGGGATCGACGGATCCAACGTGCGCGGCGACGAGCTGGCGCTGCTGCCGGAGGATCCGGACGCCAGCGCGCGGGGCCTGCGCGACGCCGTGCGCCGGCTCGCCGGGGTCACCGTCGCGGTGGTGGTGACCGACACGATGGGCCGTGCGTGGCGGATCGGGCAGACCGACGCGGCGATCGGCGCCGCCGGCCTGGCGGTGAGCCACCCTTTCGACGGCAGTGTGGACGGGCAGGGCAACGAGCTGATCGTGACCGAGATCGCGGTGGCCGACGAGATCGCCGCCGCGGGCGACCTGGTGAAGGGCAAGCTGGGCGCGACCCCGGTGGCGGTGGTCCGCGGGCTGTCCCCACGCGACGACGGATCCCGCGCGCGCGATCTCGTCCGCGAGGGCACGGAGGACCTGTTCTGGCTGGGCACGGCCGAGTCGATCGAGCGCGGTCGCCGCGAGGCGCTGCTCCTGCGGCGTTCGGTCCGCTCCTTCACCGCCGACCCCGTCGACCCGGCGTTGATCGAGGAGTCCGTCGCGGAGGCGTTGACCGCTCCCGCGCCGCACCACACGGCGCCCGTCCGCTTCGTCTGGCTCCGCGACCTCGACCGCCGGCACGCGCTGCTCGAGTCGATGCGCGACGACTGGCGCGCCGACCTGGCCGCCGACGGCTGGGACCCCGGGCGCGTCGAGAAGCGGGTGCACCGCGGTGACATCCTCTACGACGCCCCCGAGGTGCTCATCCCCTTCTGCGTGCCGGACGGCGCGCACGACTATCCCGATGCGCGCCGGACCCGCGCGGAGGAGACGATGTTCACGGTCGCGGTGGGGGCCGCAGTGCAGGGGCTGCTGGTGGCGCTCGCCGTCCGCGGCGTGGGCAGCTGCTGGATCGGGTCGACGATCTTCGCCCCGGAGACCGTGCGCCGCGTTCTGGACCTGCCCGACGACTGGCGCCCGCTCGGTGCGATCGCCGTGGGGCACCCCGCCGACGGCCTGGCACCGCGCCCGCCCGCCGACACCGGAACACGGCTGGTCACCCGATGA
- the manB gene encoding mannose-1-phosphate guanylyltransferase, with translation MTVQSGQWGTGRARQSAAAPASPSPGRDLAEETDAVILVGGKGTRLRPLTLSAPKPMLPTAGVPFLTHLLARIRQAGIRRVILSTSFKAEVFEEHFGSGADLGLSIEYITETDPLGTGGGIRNVLPRIASENVLVFNGDVLGGTDLGGLLETHAQQEADVTMHLVRVGDPRSFGCVPTDESGRVTAFLEKTEDPPTDQINAGCYVFRRKVIERIPAGRAVSVEREIFPALLAAGARVFGHVDASYWRDMGTPEDFVRGSADLVRGIAPSPALDGTRGESLVHASAGVAPGALLIGGTVVGRGVEVGAGARLDGAVLFDGAKVEAGAVVERSIIGFGARIGPRALIRDAVIGDGADVGARCELVGGARVWPGVHLPDGGVRFSTDV, from the coding sequence ATGACCGTACAGTCCGGACAGTGGGGAACCGGCCGGGCGCGGCAATCCGCGGCGGCCCCGGCGTCGCCCTCGCCGGGGCGCGACCTCGCGGAAGAGACCGACGCGGTGATCCTGGTGGGCGGGAAGGGCACCCGCCTGCGGCCGTTGACGCTCTCGGCGCCGAAGCCGATGCTGCCGACGGCGGGGGTGCCGTTCCTGACGCACCTGCTGGCGCGCATCCGGCAGGCCGGGATCCGGCGCGTCATCCTCAGCACCTCGTTCAAGGCGGAGGTCTTCGAGGAGCACTTCGGCTCCGGGGCGGATCTGGGCCTGTCCATCGAATACATCACGGAGACCGATCCGCTGGGCACCGGCGGCGGCATCCGCAACGTCCTGCCCCGGATCGCCTCGGAGAACGTCCTCGTGTTCAACGGCGACGTGCTCGGCGGCACCGACCTGGGCGGGCTGCTGGAGACGCACGCGCAGCAGGAGGCCGACGTCACGATGCATCTCGTGCGCGTGGGGGACCCGCGCTCGTTCGGCTGCGTGCCCACCGACGAATCGGGGCGGGTGACCGCGTTCCTCGAGAAGACCGAGGATCCGCCCACGGACCAGATCAACGCCGGTTGCTACGTGTTCCGGCGCAAGGTGATCGAGCGGATCCCCGCGGGACGCGCGGTCTCGGTGGAACGCGAGATCTTCCCCGCGCTGCTCGCCGCGGGCGCGCGCGTGTTCGGGCACGTCGACGCGTCGTACTGGCGTGACATGGGCACGCCGGAGGACTTCGTCCGCGGGTCCGCCGACCTGGTGCGTGGGATCGCACCATCGCCGGCGCTCGACGGGACGCGCGGCGAGTCGCTGGTGCACGCCAGCGCGGGCGTCGCCCCGGGCGCACTGCTGATCGGCGGCACCGTCGTCGGGCGGGGCGTCGAGGTGGGGGCCGGGGCGCGGCTCGACGGCGCAGTGCTCTTCGACGGGGCCAAGGTGGAGGCCGGCGCCGTCGTGGAGCGTTCGATCATCGGGTTCGGCGCCCGCATCGGGCCCCGCGCTCTGATCCGGGACGCGGTGATCGGCGACGGCGCCGACGTGGGGGCGCGATGCGAGCTCGTCGGCGGCGCGCGCGTGTGGCCCGGGGTCCACCTGCCCGACGGCGGGGTCCGATTCTCGACCGATGTCTGA
- a CDS encoding NUDIX hydrolase, with product MTGMDPTAAAAHSAGQHPTSLHASAAETLREWPAPNAGQDSMRHTYLAFLDAAPDACLRRSAPGHLTASTLLVDADLERVLLTLHPRVGRWIQLGGHCEPEDASIQAAALREATEESGMTGVALDPVPLELHTHPITCSLGVPTRHLDVRFLAVAPPGAQPVRSAESDDLRWWRVGELPDAAEHDTIARMIALARRR from the coding sequence ATGACCGGCATGGACCCGACGGCCGCCGCTGCGCATTCCGCCGGCCAGCACCCCACCTCTCTGCACGCCTCCGCGGCCGAGACCCTGCGCGAGTGGCCGGCGCCGAACGCCGGGCAGGACTCGATGCGGCACACCTATCTCGCGTTCCTCGACGCGGCGCCCGACGCCTGCCTGCGCCGCAGCGCGCCCGGGCACCTCACCGCGTCGACGCTGCTGGTCGACGCGGACCTGGAGCGGGTCCTGCTCACACTGCACCCGCGCGTGGGACGGTGGATCCAACTGGGCGGGCACTGCGAGCCTGAGGATGCGAGCATCCAGGCCGCCGCGCTGCGCGAGGCCACCGAGGAGTCCGGGATGACCGGAGTCGCACTGGACCCCGTGCCCCTCGAGCTGCACACCCACCCGATCACCTGCTCGCTCGGCGTGCCCACCCGCCACCTGGACGTGCGCTTCCTCGCCGTCGCCCCGCCGGGGGCGCAGCCGGTACGGTCCGCGGAATCCGACGACCTGCGCTGGTGGCGTGTCGGGGAACTGCCGGACGCGGCCGAGCACGACACGATCGCCAGGATGATCGCGCTGGCGCGCCGCCGCTGA
- the cofD gene encoding 2-phospho-L-lactate transferase produces the protein MKVTVLAGGVGGAKFLRGLRSHLGIPGGEGHRSDGADDARGAASGGHSVTAVVNVGDDVWLHGLRITPDLDSCMYTLGDGIDRERGWGRADEGWRVKEELAAYGADPTWFGLGDRDTATHLIRSRMLRAGYPLSDVVAALSNRWRPGVRLLPVTDDRCETHVVVTDEDSGEQRAIHFQEWWVRHRAGVPTHSFVQVGAERAVPAPGVVEAIEDADVVLIAPSNPVVSIGPVLAVPGIRGALRTTEAKIVGVSPIIAGAPVRGMADTCLSVIGVETSAQAVGRMYGARSESGLLDGWLVHTGDHADVPGVDVRSVPLLMTDDEATAEMARQALDLAGVGPAEDQAP, from the coding sequence GTGAAGGTGACGGTGTTGGCGGGCGGAGTAGGCGGCGCGAAGTTCCTCCGGGGGCTGCGCTCACATCTGGGGATCCCCGGCGGCGAAGGCCACCGGAGCGACGGCGCAGACGACGCACGCGGCGCGGCGAGCGGCGGTCACTCCGTCACCGCCGTCGTCAACGTGGGCGACGACGTATGGCTGCACGGGCTGCGCATCACCCCGGACCTCGACAGCTGCATGTACACCCTCGGCGACGGCATCGACCGCGAACGCGGGTGGGGCCGCGCCGACGAGGGCTGGCGTGTCAAGGAGGAGCTCGCCGCGTACGGCGCCGACCCCACCTGGTTCGGCCTGGGCGACCGCGACACCGCCACGCACCTGATCCGGTCCCGCATGCTGCGCGCCGGGTATCCGCTCTCCGATGTGGTCGCGGCGCTGTCCAACCGCTGGCGGCCCGGGGTCCGTCTGCTGCCCGTGACCGACGACCGCTGCGAGACGCACGTCGTCGTCACCGACGAGGACTCCGGCGAACAACGCGCAATCCACTTCCAGGAGTGGTGGGTACGCCACCGCGCCGGCGTCCCCACGCACAGCTTCGTCCAGGTGGGCGCCGAGCGCGCCGTCCCCGCGCCGGGCGTCGTCGAGGCCATCGAGGATGCCGACGTCGTCCTCATCGCCCCGTCGAACCCCGTGGTCAGCATCGGACCGGTGCTCGCTGTACCCGGAATCCGCGGCGCGCTGCGCACGACGGAGGCGAAGATCGTGGGCGTCTCCCCGATCATCGCCGGCGCACCGGTGCGCGGCATGGCGGACACCTGCCTGTCCGTGATCGGCGTCGAGACCTCGGCGCAGGCGGTCGGCCGCATGTACGGCGCGCGCTCGGAATCCGGTCTGCTCGACGGCTGGCTGGTGCACACCGGCGACCATGCCGACGTCCCCGGCGTCGACGTGCGGTCGGTGCCGTTGCTCATGACCGACGACGAGGCCACCGCGGAGATGGCACGGCAGGCCCTGGATCTGGCCGGCGTCGGCCCTGCGGAAGACCAGGCGCCGTGA
- a CDS encoding LCP family protein, with product MRHPGKVLVTLVSVLVLIVTGFAWQQVDSLRSSLTTAGGLELGDGKDGAVDILMVGIDSRTDAQGNPLSQHELDMLRAGEADATNTDTIILIRIPNDGSSATAVSIPRDSYVQVPGIGMSKINAAYGETKALKQAELVEDGMDPDKADAESTKAGRHALLEAVADLTGITVDHYAEVGLLGFVLLTDAVGGVPVCLNAPVDDPYSGADFPAGRQTLHGSDALSFVRQRHGLPRGDLDRIVRQQSYLASLAQEVLSADMLANPAKLNQLNSAVQRSVVVDSGWDILGFARRLQDLSAGAVTFRTIPVQNPSGTSPDGESIVKIDPAQVHSFFEGLVGRGDPPADPAGDGGSGPAADGGEALDVSPGDVTVDVLNSSAIGGLASAVSEALGSVGYPAGRVANYTAAPPSESQVRAAPGSRDAATAVARALGGLEVVTDDAMTPGTVTVVVSDEYAGPGSDTWSGTLVSGTDGVSESGGSSGSGGSAAGTGQPGPTTAQPDADHPVGPAVSADDGVRCVN from the coding sequence CTGCGGCACCCGGGCAAGGTCCTCGTCACGCTGGTGTCGGTACTCGTCCTCATCGTCACCGGGTTCGCCTGGCAGCAGGTGGACTCGCTGCGGTCGAGCCTGACCACGGCCGGCGGCCTGGAGCTGGGGGACGGCAAGGACGGCGCCGTCGACATCCTCATGGTCGGAATCGACTCGCGCACCGACGCCCAGGGCAATCCGCTCTCGCAGCACGAGTTGGACATGCTGCGCGCGGGCGAGGCCGACGCCACCAACACCGACACGATCATCCTCATCCGGATCCCCAACGACGGATCGTCTGCCACCGCGGTGTCGATTCCGCGTGACTCGTACGTGCAGGTCCCCGGCATCGGCATGTCCAAGATCAACGCCGCCTACGGCGAGACCAAGGCGCTCAAGCAGGCGGAGCTCGTCGAGGACGGCATGGACCCGGACAAGGCGGACGCCGAGAGCACGAAGGCCGGCCGGCATGCCCTGCTCGAGGCGGTGGCCGACCTGACCGGCATCACCGTCGACCATTACGCGGAGGTGGGGCTGCTCGGCTTCGTCCTGCTGACGGACGCCGTCGGCGGCGTGCCGGTGTGCCTCAATGCGCCCGTGGACGACCCCTATTCCGGCGCAGACTTCCCCGCCGGCCGGCAGACGCTCCACGGGTCCGACGCGCTGAGTTTCGTGCGGCAGCGGCACGGGCTGCCGCGCGGCGACCTCGACCGGATCGTCCGGCAGCAGTCCTACCTCGCATCGCTCGCCCAGGAGGTGCTGAGCGCGGACATGCTCGCGAACCCCGCCAAGCTGAACCAGCTCAACTCGGCGGTGCAGCGGTCGGTCGTCGTCGACTCCGGATGGGACATCCTCGGCTTCGCCCGCCGCCTGCAGGACCTGTCCGCCGGTGCCGTCACGTTCCGCACCATCCCCGTGCAGAACCCCTCCGGCACGTCGCCGGACGGGGAATCGATCGTGAAGATCGACCCGGCTCAGGTCCACTCCTTCTTCGAGGGGCTCGTGGGCCGCGGCGACCCGCCCGCGGATCCGGCCGGAGACGGCGGCAGCGGACCCGCCGCAGACGGCGGCGAAGCGCTCGACGTCTCCCCGGGCGACGTGACCGTCGACGTGCTCAACAGCTCGGCGATCGGCGGCCTGGCCTCTGCCGTGTCGGAGGCGCTCGGCTCGGTCGGATACCCGGCAGGCCGCGTCGCCAACTACACCGCCGCGCCACCGTCCGAATCGCAGGTGCGCGCGGCGCCGGGGAGCCGTGACGCCGCGACCGCGGTGGCGCGCGCTCTGGGCGGGCTCGAAGTGGTCACCGACGACGCGATGACACCGGGAACAGTCACCGTGGTCGTGTCCGACGAGTACGCCGGTCCCGGCTCCGACACCTGGTCTGGCACCCTGGTGTCCGGGACCGACGGCGTCTCGGAGTCGGGCGGATCGTCCGGTTCCGGAGGATCCGCGGCCGGCACCGGGCAGCCCGGGCCGACCACGGCGCAGCCCGACGCCGACCACCCGGTGGGTCCCGCCGTGAGCGCGGACGACGGCGTCCGGTGCGTCAACTGA
- a CDS encoding WhiB family transcriptional regulator: protein MVGGFEGSDLGPVEEQWQDQALCAQTDPEAFFPEKGGSTREAKRICQSCEVRSECLEYALEHDERFGIWGGLSERERRRLKKGIV, encoded by the coding sequence CTGGTGGGCGGGTTCGAGGGCAGCGACCTCGGCCCGGTCGAGGAGCAGTGGCAGGATCAGGCTCTGTGCGCGCAGACGGACCCGGAGGCGTTCTTCCCCGAGAAGGGCGGCTCCACGCGCGAGGCCAAGCGCATCTGCCAGAGCTGCGAGGTGCGTTCCGAATGCCTCGAGTACGCGCTGGAGCACGACGAGCGGTTCGGTATCTGGGGCGGTCTCTCGGAGCGTGAGCGGCGCCGCCTGAAGAAGGGCATCGTCTGA
- a CDS encoding SGNH/GDSL hydrolase family protein gives MSDNEESAVGRQSEDDGGQPVYRRYVALGDSFTEGVGDDDAARPNGLRGWADRVAEQLAAHARRAGGPEPAYANLAVRGRLLPQILDEQIEPALELRPDLVTIYAGGNDMMRPSLDLDALVARYESALLRLADSGARVLVFTAYDAGWAPVFRRLRGRTAIYNELLRPAAYRAGADLVDYWNMRGFDDTRMWGTDRLHMSPLGHTLMAAEVLDVLGVPHAVERPQLPPAPALSRAEQREVDREWLRTFLVPWAGRRLRGASSGDGVSPKYPTLTAIEV, from the coding sequence ATGTCTGACAACGAGGAGAGCGCAGTGGGACGGCAGTCGGAGGACGACGGCGGACAGCCGGTGTACCGGCGCTACGTGGCGCTGGGCGACTCGTTCACCGAGGGGGTCGGCGACGACGACGCGGCGCGCCCCAACGGCCTGCGCGGCTGGGCGGACAGGGTCGCAGAACAGCTGGCGGCGCATGCGCGCCGGGCCGGCGGCCCGGAGCCGGCCTACGCGAACCTGGCGGTGCGCGGGCGGCTCCTGCCGCAGATCCTCGACGAGCAGATCGAGCCGGCGCTGGAACTGCGCCCGGACCTGGTGACCATCTACGCCGGGGGCAACGACATGATGCGGCCCTCGCTTGATCTCGACGCCCTGGTGGCACGGTACGAGAGCGCGTTGCTCCGGCTCGCCGATTCGGGTGCCAGGGTGCTCGTGTTCACCGCCTACGACGCGGGGTGGGCGCCGGTGTTCCGGCGGCTCCGCGGCCGCACCGCCATCTACAACGAGCTGCTGCGGCCCGCAGCGTACCGTGCCGGGGCCGACCTGGTGGACTACTGGAACATGCGCGGCTTCGACGACACGCGCATGTGGGGCACCGACCGGCTGCACATGTCGCCGCTCGGCCACACGCTGATGGCCGCCGAGGTGCTCGATGTGCTGGGCGTGCCGCACGCCGTCGAGCGCCCGCAGTTGCCGCCCGCGCCGGCGCTGTCGCGGGCGGAGCAGCGAGAGGTGGACCGCGAGTGGCTGCGCACCTTCCTGGTGCCTTGGGCGGGACGCCGGCTGCGCGGGGCGTCGTCCGGGGACGGCGTCTCGCCGAAGTACCCGACGCTGACGGCGATCGAGGTCTGA
- the rfbD gene encoding dTDP-4-dehydrorhamnose reductase — MATRILIAGAAGQLGSALLSRWHDGTGPDAGRVEAVGVGSSEMDITDPAAVREAVRRIDPGVVVNCAAYTAVDAAEADEAAAHAVNTVGAENLARACADAGCGLVHLSTDYVFSGAGPGAGTASPASCGADGYESDDPVGPHTAYGRSKAAGERAVRRAHPAAVIVRTAWVYTGAVRPGGGDFVATMRRLEAERETVDVVDDQCGSPTYVRDLARGIAELTGRLTDGPAADGPAGRTLHAAGGGAATWYEVARAVFEELGADPGRVRACRTEDMPRPAARPRYSVLSGASWAAAGLTPLRHWRPALTAALAEP; from the coding sequence ATGGCGACGCGGATACTGATCGCGGGAGCGGCAGGTCAACTGGGGTCCGCATTGCTGTCCCGGTGGCACGACGGGACGGGACCCGATGCGGGACGGGTCGAAGCGGTGGGGGTCGGCTCGTCTGAGATGGACATCACCGATCCGGCCGCCGTGCGGGAGGCCGTGCGACGGATCGACCCGGGGGTGGTGGTCAACTGCGCCGCCTACACGGCGGTCGATGCGGCGGAGGCCGACGAGGCGGCCGCCCACGCCGTCAACACGGTGGGCGCGGAGAACCTGGCGCGGGCGTGCGCCGACGCCGGATGCGGGCTCGTGCATCTGTCCACCGACTACGTCTTCTCCGGGGCCGGACCCGGGGCGGGGACGGCATCGCCCGCCTCCTGCGGCGCGGACGGTTACGAATCGGACGACCCCGTCGGTCCGCATACCGCGTACGGGCGCTCGAAGGCCGCGGGGGAGAGGGCGGTCCGGCGGGCGCATCCGGCCGCGGTGATCGTCCGGACGGCCTGGGTGTACACCGGCGCGGTGCGGCCCGGCGGCGGCGATTTCGTCGCGACCATGCGGCGGTTGGAGGCGGAGCGCGAGACCGTGGACGTGGTCGACGACCAGTGCGGTTCGCCCACGTACGTCCGGGACCTCGCACGCGGAATCGCCGAGCTCACGGGGCGGCTGACGGACGGGCCGGCGGCGGACGGGCCGGCGGGGCGCACGCTGCACGCCGCCGGCGGCGGGGCGGCGACGTGGTACGAGGTGGCGAGGGCCGTGTTCGAGGAGCTCGGCGCGGATCCGGGCCGGGTCCGCGCATGCCGGACCGAGGACATGCCCCGGCCGGCGGCCCGCCCGCGTTATTCCGTTCTCTCCGGCGCCTCCTGGGCAGCCGCCGGGCTCACCCCGTTGCGGCATTGGCGGCCGGCACTGACCGCGGCACTGGCGGAACCGTGA
- a CDS encoding DUF3499 domain-containing protein: MRMLRKCCRPGCNNSAVATLTFVYSDSTAVVGPLATSAEPHSWDLCESHAVRITAPRNWDLVRHEGRFAPGEPDEDDLTALAEAVREAGRGERRRSAAADGPARGADTPSGPPSPITRTGRRGHLRVLPDPES, from the coding sequence GTGAGGATGCTGCGGAAATGCTGCCGGCCGGGGTGCAACAACTCGGCGGTCGCCACGTTGACGTTCGTGTACTCGGACTCGACTGCAGTGGTGGGACCGCTGGCGACGAGCGCGGAGCCGCACTCCTGGGACCTGTGCGAGTCGCACGCCGTCCGCATCACCGCGCCCCGCAACTGGGATCTGGTCCGCCACGAGGGCCGCTTCGCGCCCGGCGAGCCCGACGAGGACGATCTGACGGCCCTCGCCGAGGCGGTCCGCGAGGCCGGACGGGGGGAACGCAGGAGGTCCGCCGCCGCCGACGGTCCGGCACGCGGGGCGGACACGCCGTCGGGGCCACCGTCGCCGATCACCAGGACGGGACGCCGGGGGCACCTGCGCGTCCTGCCGGATCCGGAATCCTGA
- a CDS encoding glycosyltransferase family 2 protein gives MVTVTYSPGEHLRGFLESLASATVLPTEVIMADNGSTDGAPEAAAQEFPGARLLRTGGNIGYGGAINRAVAEIDPAAEFVVVANPDVRWKAGAIDSLLAAARRWPRAGSLGPTVLEPDGSRYPSARAVPGLLDGAGHAVLGKVWPSNRWTRAYLQETQEVSERPVGWLSGSCLLLRRRAFDSIGGFDARYFMYMEDVDLGDRLGRAGWQNLYVPDATVVHAKGHAAGKEPELMLPAHHRSAYRFQADRHPHWWQAPLRGALWAGLRLRSQVSVASAVRERRRAGRQA, from the coding sequence GTGGTCACCGTGACGTACTCGCCCGGCGAGCACCTCCGCGGCTTCCTCGAGTCGCTCGCGTCGGCCACCGTGCTGCCCACCGAGGTCATCATGGCCGACAACGGCTCCACGGACGGCGCCCCGGAGGCCGCGGCGCAGGAGTTCCCGGGTGCGCGCCTGCTGCGCACGGGCGGCAACATCGGATACGGGGGCGCGATCAACCGCGCGGTGGCGGAGATCGATCCGGCGGCGGAGTTCGTCGTGGTGGCCAACCCGGACGTGCGCTGGAAGGCCGGCGCCATCGACAGTCTCCTGGCCGCCGCCCGCCGCTGGCCCCGTGCCGGGTCCCTGGGCCCCACGGTGCTGGAGCCGGACGGGTCGCGCTACCCGTCCGCGCGGGCCGTGCCGGGCCTGCTGGACGGCGCCGGGCATGCGGTCCTCGGCAAGGTCTGGCCCTCGAACCGGTGGACGCGCGCCTACCTGCAGGAAACGCAGGAGGTCAGCGAGCGGCCGGTGGGATGGCTCTCCGGTTCATGCCTGCTGTTGCGCAGAAGGGCCTTCGATTCGATCGGTGGCTTCGACGCGCGCTACTTCATGTACATGGAGGACGTCGACCTGGGCGACAGGCTCGGCCGCGCCGGCTGGCAGAACCTGTATGTTCCGGATGCCACGGTGGTGCACGCCAAGGGTCATGCCGCCGGCAAGGAGCCGGAGCTGATGCTGCCGGCGCACCATCGCAGCGCCTACCGGTTCCAGGCGGACCGGCATCCTCATTGGTGGCAGGCGCCGCTGCGCGGGGCGCTGTGGGCGGGTCTGCGGCTCCGGTCGCAGGTGTCGGTGGCGTCGGCGGTCCGTGAGCGTCGCAGGGCGGGCAGGCAAGCGTGA